The sequence ACATTGAGTATTCTGGCGATATGCCTGGCTAATTCATTAACCGTCACCCTTTGTCCGCAGGCAATATTAAATATTTCGCCAAGTCCTTCAGTAGTCTTAGTGGCTAAGATATTAGCAGAAACGACATTATCGATATAGGTAAAATCTCTTGATTGCCCTCCATCGCCATAAATTAAAACCTCTTTTCCGGTCAGCATTGCTGTCACAAACTTTGATATAACCGCGGCATAAGGAGATGTTGGGTCTTGATTAGGGCCAAAGACATTAAAGTATCTTAAGGAGATAGTTTCTAATCCATAGATGGAATAAAATAACTGGCAGTATTCTTCTGCGGTAAGTTTTGTTACGGCATAAGGAGAAAGTGGGGAAGGCTTCATATCTTCCCGTTTAGGTAAAACAGGTGTATCTCCATAAACAGATGAGGATGAGGCGTAAATTACTCGTTGAACGCCTGCATCTCTTGCCGCAATTAAAACATTTAAAGTGCCTGTAATATTTACTTCATTTGAGGTAAACGGGTCTTTAACAGAACGCTCGACTGATGGTAATGCGGCTTGATGAAAGCAGTAATTTACCCCTTCTAACGCCTTTTTGACTGTTTTTAAGTTGGTTATATCTCCTTCAATTACTTCTATTTTCTCTAAAAACTGGTTAATGTTTTCAATCTTACCAGTAGAAAAATTATCTAAGATTTTAACCTTACTTTCGTCTTCTTTAATTAGTCTGGCAACAATATTTGAGCCAATAAATCCAGCTCCACCAGTAATTAAGTAATTTGTCATAAATCACCTCTTTTATATCAAAAGTTATAGTAACTATTCAGATACAGATAAAACACTGAAAATGTTAAATTTTAAATAACCGTAGATGTAATCTACGGAAAGGAAAATACACACGCTCTCTTCGACCCTAAAAGGGGCGAATTTTATCCATCGTTTGGAATTCAACCCTTTCAGAGTTGAGATGTCGTAGATGTTTCGTTTCCACAGGTTTCGCCTGCGGTTATGTAAAATTCAAACCTTTCAGGTTTAATAAAAAAGATTGTTAAAAAATAACAAAATTATAGATAAAATGAGTAAAGATAAAAAAATCATTTTATCACCCCAATCTTTCCTATTTTCTTCCCTTTTCCTGTGATACAATAGATATAGATACCTGAAGCAATCTTTTTGCTTGAAATATCCCATCTTTGAGGACATTCGGTTACATTTATTTCATCTATCAACTCGCCTACAATGTTATAAATTCTAATCACAGAGCCTTCACTTATATTGGCAAAGTAAATATATCTTTCATCTTTATTTTTCCTCCATGGATTAGGATAGGCAAAGGCATTATTATTATTTTCTGCAAAGGATATCACACCAAGAGGAGCAATGAGGCTAAGATGGGTAAGTGTGCCAAAGACAATATTGTTTGGAGTATCGACCCAGGAACCAGAGACTTGTTCCCAAATCTTTGTTTGTTCGTTAAATGTGTAAAGTTTCAAAGTAGATTCCTTTATCTTACCCAGATTCGCCTCAAGGTATGGAACTGCAACAAAAAGGGTAACACTCCCTTTTACCTCATTTTCAGATACTCCGGTTAGATTAACATCAATGCAAAGACCTATCCCTCCAGATGGCTTATAGGTGGTGGTAAATGTTGGATAATCCTTTGCATCCTTAATACCTACAAAGAAAGCCTCAGTCAATCTTCCGGTTTCAAGCAAGGTAATTGTTCCCATCTTGCTGGTGATGGTTTGAGTTTGACCTGGTGTTATATAAACCGTAATGGTGGCTATCCCTGTTATTATCCCGGATGTGATTGTAATTGTATCTACCCCTCCATTTGGCGATGCTGCTATAGCGGCAAGGCCTTCCCATCTTCCGTTGGTTAAGGTTATGGTAGCAGGTGATATGGAATTGGTGGTATTGGTTATGGTCGCCTGTGTGGTTGTTGTGGCAATATTCCCCTGCTCATCCCTGGCTGTAACATTTAATTCAAATAGGGAATTGGTGGTTGCTGTCTTAGGGACGGTAATCTCAAAATAAGAAATGGGTGGTGGTGGTAGAATTTGCAACATACCTTCACCAGATGAAGGTATATTATAGAATCCATCTCCCCCAAATTCAATGTTTATGGTGTATGTGCCAGGTGATGCAACCTCTGGATATGCCCTAGCTATCCCATCTACCTGTGTGGTGGATGTATAGACCTCATTGTTTATTTTGAATAAAATCTGTTGGTATGGAATGATATTTCCCTCCATTGTGG is a genomic window of bacterium containing:
- a CDS encoding SDR family oxidoreductase translates to MTNYLITGGAGFIGSNIVARLIKEDESKVKILDNFSTGKIENINQFLEKIEVIEGDITNLKTVKKALEGVNYCFHQAALPSVERSVKDPFTSNEVNITGTLNVLIAARDAGVQRVIYASSSSVYGDTPVLPKREDMKPSPLSPYAVTKLTAEEYCQLFYSIYGLETISLRYFNVFGPNQDPTSPYAAVISKFVTAMLTGKEVLIYGDGGQSRDFTYIDNVVSANILATKTTEGLGEIFNIACGQRVTVNELARHIARILNVEIKPQHVDPRPGDVRHSLADISKAQAFLGYEPKIGFEEGLRLTIEWYKNRV
- a CDS encoding M23 family metallopeptidase; the encoded protein is MKKFFLEIGLILLFISFIPQRVLGIIPCHMDWPTNGRNVTSQLGSKYGGPNTIRTTHQGIDIDLAIGDPVNATADGTVEKIYDSWDNDENKTTGEKAGGGYGDYIVINHGDGIVTKYCHLKDKSWGTLKVGDTVKKGEKIAEGGNTGHVKSTTGDGSHLHFEVKKDGNFQDPESWLTKTKKEEKKKKGKKGNKGKHTEIITARDPNAKYGKQGMVSAGETLEYTIEFENEGEGIAYGVYITDVLDEDLNDSSLWVGDFKRLDKDKNETPANFEYRYNQETRMITVFVDNGGEVLSKNGGKFNIRVPVRADATEGTVIENYATVYFPSVPEITPTNAIVSVIPYNTRIDYVGDTKVYQGQIPEIKVKLTTMEGNIIPYQQILFKINNEVYTSTTQVDGIARAYPEVASPGTYTINIEFGGDGFYNIPSSGEGMLQILPPPPISYFEITVPKTATTNSLFELNVTARDEQGNIATTTTQATITNTTNSISPATITLTNGRWEGLAAIAASPNGGVDTITITSGIITGIATITVYITPGQTQTITSKMGTITLLETGRLTEAFFVGIKDAKDYPTFTTTYKPSGGIGLCIDVNLTGVSENEVKGSVTLFVAVPYLEANLGKIKESTLKLYTFNEQTKIWEQVSGSWVDTPNNIVFGTLTHLSLIAPLGVISFAENNNNAFAYPNPWRKNKDERYIYFANISEGSVIRIYNIVGELIDEINVTECPQRWDISSKKIASGIYIYCITGKGKKIGKIGVIK